One Mya arenaria isolate MELC-2E11 chromosome 7, ASM2691426v1 genomic window carries:
- the LOC128239897 gene encoding uncharacterized protein SCO4629-like translates to MALAETIWDYMRMDHTVTQKCDVLLCLGSYDIRVAEKSASLWLQGFGDVIVFSGNTGKLTEGIWDKPEAEVFRDRAVELGVPAGKCLVENSSTNTGENVQLSYKILKERHLLPTSVLIVQKPYMERRAYATFLKQWPGDVSSITVYVTSPELNLANYPSETTGSLQDVISVMLGDMARIKLYEEKGFQVHQDIPENVQQAFDQLVATGKYLSHMPS, encoded by the exons ATGGCTCTTGCTGAAACCATTTGGGACTACATGAGAATGGATCATACAGTTACACAAAAG tgtGACGTGTTACTATGCCTCGGAAGTTACGACATTCGAGTAGCCGAGAAGTCTGCGTCACTATGGTTACAGGGCTTTGGTGACGTCATAGTGTTTTCAGGAAACACTGGAAAACTCACTGAAG GCATTTGGGATAAACCTGAGGCTGAGGTATTCAGAGATAGAGCAGTAGAGTTGGGCGTCCCTGCAGGAAAATGTCTGGTAGAAAATTCTTCAACGAACACGGGTGAAAATGTTCAACTATCCTACAAAATTTTAAAGGAAAGACATTTGTTACCCACTTCGGTATTAATCGTTCAGAAACCGTACATGGAAAGACGCGCTTATGCTACGTTTTTGAAACAATGGCCCGGTGACGTCAGCAGTATTACGGTGTATGTGACGTCACCGGAATTAAATCTGGCCAATTATCCAAGCGAAACCACTGGAAGCCTTCAAGATGTTATAAGTGTTATGTTGGGGGACATGGCGAGAATTAAGCTGTATGAAGAGAAGGGGTTTCAGGTTCACCAAGATATTCCAGAGAATGTACAACAAGCGTTTGACCAACTGGTCGCAACCGGAAAATATCTAAGTCACATGCCGTCTTGA